Sequence from the Metopolophium dirhodum isolate CAU chromosome 2, ASM1992520v1, whole genome shotgun sequence genome:
ATTCTTTTTATTCAGGTCATggaatttatttgttattatatgttCTCTACCGAGCATAATATTGGCATGCTTGTTGGTGAGATTGCCAGAAAGTCCAAAGTTTTTACTCGCCAAGGGTAAACACGACGAGACCATCGATTGCTTGAAATACGTTTATAGATGGAACCATAAGGCTTGCGATAAATTTCCGGCAAGTTTAATTATGATCTAGTCACTATAGTGCTATGGAGGACCACtttcaacaattaatatttacgaTAACACgtctcatttaatttttatctggTCGTTTTAGGTGACTACGTTAATCTTACCTGATTGCATAAACGAACAGAGTAATGGTTTCTTTAACGGGCTCTACGAGAGTACTGTAGGTTTGTTCACGTCTAAGTACAAATTTATAGCTATAATCACGTGCGTTATACAATTTTGCGCAACTACCAGGTAAAAACCATTCGTTTAGCGAATGTCGAGAATTTTCAATGTGAGAGACATCGGCGTAATTAGTCACACGTCTATTATTGTTTGTTCGCAGTTATTATATGTTGACGCTGTGGTTTCCAGAGCTAATGAATAGGTTTCGATGGTATGAAAAGACATATGTAGGCCCGAAAAACATGACGAATATGTGTGAAATCGTATCCATATTTAAGATCGAGCCCGAGGTGACACACCAAAAGTGCAATGATGATATTGATGAATCGGTGTACATCAACATTGTCATTATTGGAATAGCGTGCATACCAACAGGTCTTATCGTGCCACTGTTCGTTAACAGACTAGGACTCAGGTTTTTTTTAGgtacagtaattttaatttttaaactaaccattgattcaatattttttgtatattattatgtattattaagaaCGTTTTCAAgtgaaattaatattgaaaaactacCAATGATTGATATCTTTAATAACACTTTATAGTacgttatattaattaatagcttATAACTGACTATGAAGGTAATATTTCACACTTTATAGGTTATTTGATTCGAATTACATTGTATTTCGTACACATTTATgacactaatttttttaattgttaaaatgacTTAAactctaattaaaaatattcttagataggcaactgtaataatatttagtcttaatattttataataatataatatttataaatgttaaaataaagtgAAGGAATCATAATTCAATTAAGACAAGGGAACAGGTAACGTTCACATTTTATTCAATAGTAAAGATATTATAGAGTGAGATGTCTGAAGagagaaaaaattgaatttattgataTCTGCAAGGTCGCCCGTTTTCGAAAACCAAGGGGGAACActgtattttttcaataatattgacatttcTGTTAACCTGTTAACTGCTATATGTAAGTTTatgtagcataatattatatgactgtatTTATACAGTAGTATTTAtcaatttctaataaaatgtaaaatatataacataaaaaggcactttattatttaagttgtatattttacattttattaataattgaactacctactcttatttattttataaataattatattgtcatgataaatttataaatactattgtataaatacagtcatataataagttacgtttattttttgaaaattcgtcaACAACATTTTgaactaaatttaaatcttgAATCTCTTCTGTCTATGTATACTAAGCATACATAATccagataataaattatattaaacttattattaagtttaatatttttttttttgttttgtggcATTGACGACGCTGTTGGAACTGCTTAAGCATTACATCGACAGTGCCgcaattgtttattaattttaaattaatatattacacttaattactactactataataacaattactTAACAGGCATTTacgaatatacatttttttagcgaCAAATTAGTTTCCCCACACCCTGGCTGCTAAGGTCTACTTTACGCAGCAATTGCTAGTATATATATGTAGATCCCTGGCAGCCTAAGCGCTTGCAGTGCTGGTCGAGCTAGCGAGTAGAAAACAGAAGATCCATGTCACCTTGCCTCAGCTGCCTGCCTAGCTCTCTCTTCTTCCTCCTTCGCTGCCATAATTTTTTTCACCATCAGGTAGAATTATAGAAAAGCCGAAACGTTTGCTCGGCGCTCTACAGTACGTTAGTCTTCTCTGCTGGGTCAGTTGGTAGACCCTCGAAAACCGATCCACAGAGGATGTTCGGTATGTCTACTGGAGCCAGTGGACGTCCCAGGTGCGTACTGAGGTCCACCCTTAGACCATCCCATAGTAATAAAACAGGCAATAAAACAGCGTATGTTCAGTCGTGTCCGATAAGCTAGGGCAGTGCATGCAGTGCAGACAACGACCCTATACCAATGTGATGCAAGTACTGTTGAAACTGTTGAAAACAGTAAAGTACCCATGTCCAGTTAGTGCCTACGTCATGTGGAAGGTCATCAGTACCCTGGGCACCATGCGCCCTTCCCACCTGATGACATTTGGGATGAGCCTGTGGGTCCAGGAAGCCTTGGCGGAGACCCTCCATCTCCTTTCCCATTCCCAGATGATGGTCTTCCGTTTGATGGCCTTGATCTTCACGCGGGGAAGGGACGGCCTTCCTGCGGCGGGTCGATGATCGTGGTCTTGACCCTAGTCCGTTCCGAGGCCAGAAGGTCTGTAGGTGACATGCCCGGCTAGGAGGAGTGCAGCTTTGTCTGACACAGTCCTATAGGCACGGATAACGCGCAGAGCGGCTGCCCTCTGTAGTCTTACCAGGTTCGTCCTTGTCCTGGCTACAGATGAAATGGTGCCGGACCACAGTGGTGTTAAGTTTAATATCTATGATGATGCATCTGTTGTTCAAATCATTAAACTACGTGATATAATCATTgacatatttttcttatattaatataatacctattaattatcaatggataaaattaatttctgtgATTAAAGAACAAAGTGTTAGTAATGAACACTATGACTATAAATTTTCTTTATtcaatgtataaattatgtatattataatatattatgtataaatgtataattgacACAGAAAAGAAAAGGGGGGAATGACGACCCCCCTTGCCACCCCTCCCAATGAACGCCCTTGGATATCTGTAGTAGGAACACTActaactataattgtatttctGTTTTATCTAGTGGTAAGCTTTTTAGGATCAGGTCTGTCTGCTGCTTTATTATACTTCATCACGTCTTCACTCGAGAATCTCGTTTTATCTTCAATGTTTGCAGCTCTTTCCAGCGTGGGTATTAGTCTTATGTATTGCATCGCTGTCGAGTTGTTTCCCACAGAATACAGGTAAGCTTTGgcataggcggaaatccattaaaatttcaggggggctaacattattaacatcaatgaTCCCCCGCTTTGAtcctacaaaactaaaaaaaggagGGGGCTTGACGGACTTTTGGGGGGGCTAAGCCTCTTAAGCCCCCCTCGCCCGATTTACGCTAATGACCTTTGTAGTTACTAGttacgttgaaaaaaattattattaattcgtattttttttcttagggGCATGGCCGTATCCATAGGTTCGACATTTGGAAAAGTAGGCGCACTTATGGGTAATGTCATTGTTGGAGTATTTATCGATGAGCTTTGTGGAATTCCAATTTTGGTATCATGTTCATTTTtgataagtaagtacctacaacatttttgaatgtgtaatataactaataagtaataatatgtgttatacatgtatattgtatatgcagtcaataaaatatatgtcactacttactattataagttataactagtccactctaattgttttaattttaaattagtttattttttttttttattaacatataataacatattaaatattgatacctattttcaaaactattaaatacaaattaattttaaaagaataattgaggttataatttattaaaaacaattacaaattatttaataatattataagtattaatgtaGACCTATTTATATGACCGTATATGGTATTTGTGGACCATAATAAGACCAGCGACGCAAAAAAAGGATAATAACAtatctataggtatctaataggATAACGTAATTACATTCTTTCTGATGTTCGGAGGGCACCCACGAGGTTGTATAATCAAGAAATGATCAAATATACACTAATAGTACACAAatcttaaataggtataaatatactCAATCTTAGTAATCAATATCTTACCATCGTAGTATCTTACAATCTATATACTGCCTATGGACTATGCCGCAATATGAATCGAGGCGACGAAAGAAATAAGAAAGAAACAATTCACTGATTACTGATCGTTAGAATAATCATAGCTATCGTATGCGGGACTTGGTAACTTAGGACTGGAGATCGGACGATATGATCACGCTGGCCAGTAAGTGGTAGTTGGATTATACAAAGGACTCTGTGCTTAGAAGTAAGAGTAATGCTCTGCGCTATATTTGTCTTCGATGTCGGATACCTTTTTTGGCAGTCCGTTCTCTCTGGTGATATAGATGAAAGTCACACGCTATTATTAATACGATATTCATGATATAAACGACCGCATTGCAACAgcgttgtacatattttataatggggATGGATAATTCCCTGCTTGTGACTAAAGAACTGTCTGTTGGGTGTACAGTTCATCAGATGAATGAGAATGCAATGAACAGGGCTACGCATAGacgaaaatataatcaaaaaattattataatgaccgAGTATATTATGGATGGAAAGAGACCAAGAGGATACGAGCGAACAAAATAAGTTGACAATATCATATATACCTACTGAAGGTGCTAACCCTGATGGTAGATGAAACAAATTGGAATactataaagaataaatatattttggatgGTAAATAAAGAACCTCGACGGATCGTAAAGCCAAAAAAACATCAAGAAATAAATGTCTGTAGGTAGTCTTGTGAATATTAGGTGTTAGGATAATTTAATTCTttcttaatattcataatattaaatttagaaataggCTTATTACTAAACCATTTATGTTAATAACATTAACTATTTAGTTTCAGGATTTCTGGTGCTAACATTACCAAAAACTGGGAGAACAAACatacaatgaaattataatatctaattatatttcttttgatTTGTGTCATTGGAATAGTATATCGCCTCGTTTCACTATTTTGTaagaaaacaaatttgtatAAGAACTAATGATTTGTAGAAGTAGAGAGGttattgtattactatattttgtgtattattacttattttataactttgttttccgaatatttaaataatcattttacttacatttatattgaaagTCATAAGAAAGATAtttggaattaaaataaataatacaagcattttattttaaatttccctgatgttttggatatttttacttcattagttataattacgttttttattaatattaaatattaattgtgtaattaatttaatacaatttgattattattattacctatttaatacaatttttataccgTGAAGTTACTGAATTAGTTCAATATTgctataaactaatatatatatatatttaggtattcgATTAATTTTGATAGGTATAGTATACGCTCAGACAccgaaacatattatattatacgattatacacgatttatgtaaatatagtattctcatattattttcgttattgtAAATGCACATTTAATGTTCCATCATAATGAGCGGAGCTTTGATTTTTGATCAAACGCGTATCACTCTGAAAACCTGTGACACATATCCCACGTTTTATCGATCCAAgtgaataatattgatataatgatatttatacttGATCCTGTCCAGGGAGAAGTCGGATAGCTAATTCCTTCTACAATAACCGATCTGGGAACCAGGTTGTGGGATTGGAATGATTAAAGTATtcttagttatattttactgaGCCTAAACTGAGTTAAAAACCAACAACATTTAGCAAAGTGTGCAACGGTTTATTTAAGgtctaaaatacaatattgtgcaCTATCACCTGAGTAACCAATAACCATGTTCTTAAGGGTGGTTTAATTTCAGATCAAAGGAGTAACGGAGTACCTACCAGTTAaagaattaaatttgttatcatGTGATGGTgaaatgtattatgattattgtagtAGGTTGGTAGGTTGTAGTGAGTTATGGCAAGTTATTAGTTACTAGTTAATTACActcaaagtaaatttatttataatgtattaatgaacATCTTTTGAAAGCTTAGAAGATGCTGATCAATGAATACTAAATCGAATAAATATCATcctgataattatttaacattattaacaaaGGTATTCATCACTTGCCTAAAACCAGCGAGGCGGAAAAtcgaaataatgataattattagtattattagaaCGTGAACATGTTTAACTAGCCAAAAATAATGTGACTgataacgtcataataatatttataacacataAGTTGTAAGTTTGTAACAGCTACGCCCTGCTGCATGATTGCAGCGCTACATAGCGGTGAAAACTCAAAATATGGTCTCCATCACCCACTGCGGCCACTTAAATACTTTTAGTTGTTCATCTTTCTTTCCCTTGTGACACGCATGTGTTGCACCTTGCACAAACTAGCACCTGTCCCCTAGGTAAATCTAATAGTAatgaataatagaaaaaatattttttttaagttttttgaattttaaaatataaaaaaatattagcaaagcgtaaaacatacaaaaaaatgacctatagaataaaaaaattcttcaaaaaATGTACTTAGGTATAACCAAACAATacctaaaaaatacaaaataaaattcaacattACTGCTTCTATGTCGCATAAAacgaatttataatttggtcaGCAATTTGaggctaaaataaaataatcagggAAGTCGGTCAATTGTATGGTGGGCGTCGAGCGTACATCTTCATTCTGCAGTagatcactgtataatggatgtgtcaaatttcaattttgtaacaAAACATTCTATgcggaaaacgattctgagcggaacctCAGTCTACAtccctataggtatattattatacagttacctatttatattgatattattacaatataggtaatcaatttttttcattttaatgacACTGATACAACAGCaggttaaacatattatttattttttttaaaacgattcgcatatacttttttaaataataattattaaaatatttcatacataatagtagctgtcattaatattataagtcgatataggtaccaatgtatatatcgttatatatgtattagaactCAAAACGGTGTGAATAGAATTGTGGTTATGTACTAATGTGATAATATAATCGAACGTATCCtgaatctaaaatagaaaaaaaagctaataaaaaaaagcaatttaaTTAGCTAGAAATAGCTGATCTAAAATAGAGCCTAAATTATGATGGTTGGGGATTTGACATTTTGACAGTACCTTCGAACCACGAtggaaatacaattttttttgtatttaactgTTGACATTggttatacacattataatagtaatagttgaAAATAGtagaaatttgtattgtttttttatataatagttaccactggttacataaaataaaataattattagataatcattggatatataattatataaatgtaacagttattataaatttttataacgaAATTGagcaaagtttgaatcatattataGGAGTTTGCATTTTTACGGGCAATGAAGTGCACGGGCTATGGGGTCAGAAAATTAGGGTTTAAGATATTCTGAATACTTTGGAAATTgcattaagtatattaaataattatttgagaaGTTTCAACTTTTCAAgtccaataacattttttaaattccagcaaaatatcaaaaacccctattttttgtttaaatgtccAATTGAATTGACAACCCGTCGCTGAATGGTTCTTCCCCACGTGCCTTCAAgtcttcataatattgtatgaaataaataaaatataaatgtctaCACGTCTGTTTATAGTAcgaccattgattataaatactgttatactatactagtatttataatcaatggtacaaCACATaaccacacatcattgttaaacCATTACAATGATCGgattgctcagaatctaaaatacgtaaaaattataaacatcctaatgtaatcataataaataataatgaaaaattagtttgtgttttttttaaatcccattttaggttaggttaggttaaaaaaagttgctattatgtatatatttttaattctacaataatatttgtacgtTTTATAGCCGTGTTaagattaaatttgataaaattaccataatatataggtattaacctACCTATCAGCTATTGTTGTTAGAATTGTTATTACAATAACGATATCGATTACTATGGATTGTGATATGCTATTTTTTGTGAATGAGTAGTCATAAGCTTAGAAGAGCTtgaagttatattttgtattctgtCTTGTACTTTGAGctctaaatttaatgttttctggtataatattatgtaacatatcaaattaattttaattggacATTATCTATTGGTGTGAATTCACGTGCACGTATGTAGGTATTTCCTTTTCTCAGTACCTACCATGCTGTATATTAGTATGATTATTTACTCGCCGAATGACGAAGGAGAACACATAATCGTAATCAATAAATGCTAATTGAACGGCCGAGATTGTAGTGATTCatgattattatacctatacacaaaTAGTTACAACAAcgtgaatacaatttttacaagaaCAAAAACGAAAGAGCTAGTTTGCTTGCTGACtggtcacaatataatatgcaggggtctgtcttaaaatattaatagtgcgtatattatatacacacactcTGGGCCGGATTTACGCCTAGGCCGGCAAATTTTTGGGGGACAGAAAATTTtgtaagaaattgaaaaaatacattataatacatataaatacatttttttatcttgGGGTGGGGGCGGCACCTGTTCTAAAACCGGCACTGACACACCTCTGCCtattacagtaggtataatacatttaacattatcgtataatattaccgATTCAACAGGTCGTCTATGACGTTCGCGATTTCGGTATAGCCTCGGTACAGGTTTATCGCTCAAATATCGAGCTCCGGATCGCATTTGCCGAGACGCGTATACGttctaaaataccaaaaaaaagcACGATCAAAGTGGCGGGAGAGAGAAAGGGAGATAGAGACGGacagacagagagagagagacacacacacacacacacggacAGAGCGAGTGACAGAGAGTGGCGTATTGTGTTATTATCGGTTGATTTAAGAATAAGAGAGCCAGCAGCTCATCTGTGCAGTCGTATGTATAGGACGCGAGGAACGTTTCGCTGCAGCCACCGCGTCCCCACCCTGTAGCGTCGGCGTCAAATGGTGTACAGTCGCGGtactattttacatattattatattatataggtacacttatattattatattaggtatgcgCGTCGAAAAATAAAACGACGGCGTTAACACTTATCATTGCGGAATCGCCGATGGAATACGCACGCGCTCTAAACGGGACGTAATACGACTGTGCTGCAGACGACcgtcacaatattaatataatattattatattaatattgtcgtATCGCCATCAAGTGTTGgatgtatatatcatattattgtattgcattGTACGCACGCGGTAGGTAGGGTGTACCCACTTTTACGAGGTTCAAAATCGTATTTACGGACGCGAATATTCGCGGGATGCGCCAAGTCCACGCGAATCCGCCGCAGACGACGAAGCgcataaaaaagtaataataataataataaaaaagcgcGTACGCCCCGATCGAGACGTGCGTCAAGACAGATCGTCATCATCattatcgtcatcatcatcatcatcatcattacgATCACTGTGTACGGTTATTTGGTGTTATCGAACGACCGTCGTCGCGTGTTTTTTTacggtgaataataat
This genomic interval carries:
- the LOC132938618 gene encoding synaptic vesicle glycoprotein 2B-like isoform X1, whose product is MNKNKPKNVEDSTFLVAPPPVHLDEAIEMVGFGSFHYYILFICGSLFAAVAISVTSVSFVVPSAQCDFQMTSVHKGILNGASMIGMFTGSFIWGYVADSRGRRYALILSMTMDGVFSIISSVSQIYPVLIFCRLMSGFGVSGATVLYSYLGEFVNTKYREKFLCWMEIFWTGGIILLPCMAWLIIPQTFRIEYGFFLFRSWNLFVIICSLPSIILACLLVRLPESPKFLLAKGKHDETIDCLKYVYRWNHKACDKFPVTTLILPDCINEQSNGFFNGLYESTVGLFTSKYKFIAIITCVIQFCATTSYYMLTLWFPELMNRFRWYEKTYVGPKNMTNMCEIVSIFKIEPEVTHQKCNDDIDESVYINIVIIGIACIPTGLIVPLFVNRLGLRFFLVVSFLGSGLSAALLYFITSSLENLVLSSMFAALSSVGISLMYCIAVELFPTEYRGMAVSIGSTFGKVGALMGNVIVGVFIDELCGIPILVSCSFLIISGFLVLTLPKTGRTNIQ
- the LOC132938618 gene encoding synaptic vesicle glycoprotein 2B-like isoform X2, which translates into the protein MTSVHKGILNGASMIGMFTGSFIWGYVADSRGRRYALILSMTMDGVFSIISSVSQIYPVLIFCRLMSGFGVSGATVLYSYLGEFVNTKYREKFLCWMEIFWTGGIILLPCMAWLIIPQTFRIEYGFFLFRSWNLFVIICSLPSIILACLLVRLPESPKFLLAKGKHDETIDCLKYVYRWNHKACDKFPVTTLILPDCINEQSNGFFNGLYESTVGLFTSKYKFIAIITCVIQFCATTSYYMLTLWFPELMNRFRWYEKTYVGPKNMTNMCEIVSIFKIEPEVTHQKCNDDIDESVYINIVIIGIACIPTGLIVPLFVNRLGLRFFLVVSFLGSGLSAALLYFITSSLENLVLSSMFAALSSVGISLMYCIAVELFPTEYRGMAVSIGSTFGKVGALMGNVIVGVFIDELCGIPILVSCSFLIISGFLVLTLPKTGRTNIQ